One genomic region from Arthrobacter sp. FB24 encodes:
- a CDS encoding IucA/IucC family protein, with the protein MTIADLEAVLTTGNAATHLTPERWAAANRHLVRKALAEFSHERILCPEPTSAGDPAGGGRQSAARSRDYRVLSDDATVEYRFFATILPLEHWSVDAGSITCSREGEDAPLDALRFITEFRDTLGIRPEMLPVYLEEISSTLSSHAYKQWMGQPSSAELAAGVTRGADAATDFQAIERSMTEGHPCFVANNGRLGFGIHDHRAFAPEAGAPVQLEWIAVHRSKAVFTSSEGLDYAAHLDAELGAGVLAFFDAELTALGLDPARYFLMPVHPWQWENKLTVTFAAEIAQQHVVHLGIGADSYQAQQSIRTFFNTSAPEKAYVKTAMSVLNMGFMRGLSPLYMKATPAINDWLQELIGGDEALRGRGLAMIREVAAIGYHNGYYEAASATDSPYRKMLSALWRESPLPLLEDGQQLATMASLLHVDSAGRPMASALIEQSGLAPAEWLRRYFEAYLVPLVHCLYRYELAFMPHGENVILVLENGVPVRAVMKDIAEEIVVMGDRLELPDAVSRIKADIPDGEKVLAIFTDVFDCIFRFLGALLEEDGVLGGKEFWRIAAEAIRDYQAEHPELADQFARHDLFAPDFQFSCLNRLQLRNNQQMLDLADPSGGLQMAGRLANPLATSAREVPGEAPGARD; encoded by the coding sequence ATGACCATCGCTGACCTGGAAGCCGTCCTGACCACGGGCAACGCGGCAACGCACCTCACCCCGGAACGCTGGGCGGCGGCCAACCGCCACCTTGTCCGCAAGGCGCTCGCCGAGTTCTCCCATGAGCGCATCCTCTGCCCGGAACCAACCAGCGCCGGGGACCCGGCCGGGGGCGGGAGGCAATCCGCAGCCCGGTCCCGGGACTACCGGGTGCTCAGTGATGACGCCACGGTTGAATACCGCTTTTTCGCTACGATCCTGCCCCTTGAGCACTGGTCCGTGGATGCCGGCTCGATCACGTGCAGCCGGGAGGGGGAGGACGCGCCCCTGGACGCGCTGCGGTTCATCACCGAATTCCGCGACACCCTGGGGATCCGGCCGGAGATGCTCCCGGTCTACCTTGAGGAGATCAGCAGCACGCTCTCCAGCCATGCATACAAGCAGTGGATGGGCCAGCCGTCCTCCGCTGAGCTGGCGGCCGGTGTGACGCGCGGCGCGGATGCGGCCACGGACTTCCAGGCCATTGAACGGAGCATGACTGAGGGGCATCCCTGTTTCGTGGCCAACAACGGCCGGTTGGGCTTCGGCATCCACGATCACCGTGCCTTCGCTCCGGAAGCCGGCGCTCCCGTCCAGCTGGAATGGATCGCAGTGCACCGGAGCAAGGCGGTGTTCACCTCCAGCGAGGGGCTGGACTATGCCGCCCACCTTGACGCCGAACTCGGCGCGGGCGTCCTGGCCTTCTTCGATGCCGAGCTCACTGCCCTGGGATTGGACCCGGCCCGGTACTTCCTGATGCCGGTGCACCCCTGGCAGTGGGAGAACAAGCTGACGGTGACCTTTGCCGCCGAAATCGCCCAGCAGCACGTTGTCCACCTCGGCATCGGGGCTGACAGCTACCAGGCGCAGCAGTCCATCAGGACATTCTTCAACACGTCCGCGCCGGAAAAGGCCTACGTCAAGACGGCCATGTCTGTCCTGAACATGGGCTTCATGCGCGGGCTCTCGCCGCTGTACATGAAGGCCACCCCGGCCATCAACGACTGGCTTCAGGAGCTGATCGGCGGCGACGAGGCCCTGCGGGGCCGGGGACTCGCCATGATCCGCGAGGTGGCCGCCATCGGATACCACAACGGCTATTACGAGGCGGCATCCGCCACGGATTCGCCGTACCGGAAAATGCTGTCGGCGCTGTGGCGGGAGAGCCCGCTGCCGTTGCTGGAGGACGGGCAGCAGCTCGCCACCATGGCCTCGCTCCTGCACGTTGACTCGGCCGGCAGGCCCATGGCGTCCGCGCTGATCGAACAGTCCGGACTCGCACCGGCGGAGTGGCTTCGGCGGTACTTCGAGGCCTATCTCGTCCCGCTGGTGCACTGCCTGTACCGCTACGAGCTGGCGTTCATGCCGCACGGGGAGAACGTGATCCTGGTCCTTGAAAACGGCGTGCCCGTGCGTGCGGTGATGAAGGACATTGCCGAGGAAATCGTAGTGATGGGGGACCGGCTCGAGCTGCCGGACGCCGTGTCCCGGATCAAGGCGGATATTCCCGACGGCGAGAAGGTCCTGGCAATCTTCACCGATGTGTTCGACTGCATCTTCCGGTTCCTCGGTGCCCTCCTCGAGGAGGATGGCGTGCTTGGCGGCAAGGAATTCTGGCGCATCGCGGCTGAAGCCATTCGCGACTACCAGGCGGAACACCCGGAGCTGGCAGACCAGTTTGCCCGCCACGACCTGTTTGCGCCCGACTTCCAGTTCTCCTGCCTGAACAGGCTGCAGCTGCGCAACAACCAGCAGATGCTGGACTTGGCGGACCCGTCCGGAGGCCTGCAGATGGCCGGCCGGCTGGCGAACCCCCTCGCAACGTCCGCCCGGGAAGTTCCGGGTGAGGCGCCCGGCGCAAGGGACTAG